The segment TGGCCAGCCCAAGAACGACGACTTCGCCCGGGGCCTGCTCGCGGACTGCTTCCCAGGCCGCAAGGCCGTCAGCTTCGACTGCCGCCTGTTCCTCGAAGAAGGTGGTGCCGTCCACTGCCTCAGCCAGCACCAGCCGCAAATGCTCGGCGTTTGATCCGAATGAGGGGTGCTGCCCCCGCGCGGCACTGCGTGCCTACTCATTTCGCGACGGGAGGAGTAAACAAAGCGACCTCGGGGCAGCGGCCTTTTTGGCCGCGATGGGGCAGAGCCCCATCAGGATGCGGAAGCATCCAGAGTGCAGGGCATGCCCTGCTTTTGGGCTTGTCAGGGTGGGGGAAAAGGTGCATTTTCTTCCCCCTTTCGCCGCTCTAACCAGCGGGCCCCAGTCAAAACCGATTAACCAAACAACCTAACCTTAACCCCGGAGCGCCACCGAATATTTGGGGGGTGTGCTATCCGGCTAACAGTCAAAGACCTATGAGTTCCATTATGGAAGAACTGCTCGCTATGAGCGAGCTTGGTAACCTGCATTCGGGTACCATCGTCAAGGGCACCATCACTGAAGTCCGTCAGAACGAAGTCATCGTTGACATCGGCGGCAAGTCCGAAGGGTCCATTTCCGCCAGCGAATTTTTCGACATCGGCGAACTCTCCATCGGCGAGGAAATCGAAGTGTTCCTCGAAAAGCTCGAAGACAAGGACGGCAACCCGATCCTGTCCTTCGACAAGGCCGAGCAGAAGAAGAACTGGGAGAACATCCTCAGTAAGTGCGAAGAAGGCACGATCATTTCCGGTCGCGTCAAGAGCAAGGTCAAGGGCGGCCTCATCGTCAGCATTGGCGTGGACGCGTTCCTGCCGGCCTCGCAGATCGACATCCAGCCGCCGAAGAACCTGGACCAGTACCTGGCCCAGACCTACGACTTCAAGATCCTCAAGATCAACACCGAGCGCCGCAACATCGTCATCTCGCGCCGCGAGCTGATCGAAGAACAGCGCCAGGAAAAGCGCCGCAAGCTGCTTGAGGAAGTCAAGCCGGGCGACACCCGCCGCGGCACGGTCAAGAACATCACCGACTACGGTGCGTTCATCGACCTGGACGGCCTCGACGGCCTGCTCCACATCACCGACATGAGCTGGGGTCGCATCTCCCACCCGAGCGAAATGCTCAAGGTGGGCGAAGAGATCAACGTCATGATCATCGAAGTGGACCGCGACCGCGAGCGCGTCTCCCTCGGCCTCAAGCAGACCACGGAAAACCCCTGGGAGAACATCGAAAAGAAGTTCCCGGTCGGCGCCAAGGTCTCCGGCAAGGTCGTCAACCTCGTCCCCTACGGTGCCTTCGTGGAACTGGAAGAGGGCGTGGAAGGCCTCGTGCACGTCACCGAGCTGTCCTGGACCAAGCGTATTTCCAAGCCGAGCGAAGTTCTCAAGGTCGGGGAAGAAATCGACGCCGTTGTTCTGGGCATCCAGAAGGACGAGCAGAAGATCTCCCTCGGCGTTCGCCAGCTCGAAGTCAACCCGTGGGATATGGCCCGCCACAACTACCCGGTTGGTGCGCGCGTCCGCGGCAAGGTTCGCAACCTCACCACCTACGGTGCGTTTGTTGAGCTCGAAGAAGGCATCGACGGGATGGTTCACGTCTCCGACATGTCCTGGACCCGCAAGATCAATCACCCGAGCGAAATGCTCAAGAAGGGTGACGAGATCGACGCCATCGTCCTCGACGTGGACGTGGACCAGCAGCGCATCTCCCTGGGCATGCGTCAGCTCACCGACGACCCCTGGAGCGAAATCGACCGCTACTTCAAGATCGGCGACGTGGTCAAGGGCAAGGTCACCAAGATCACCTCGTACGGCGCGTTCATCCAGCTCGATCAGGACATCGACGGCCTGGTGCACATCAGCCAGATCGCCGAAGACCACGTCGAGAAGATCAAGGACGTGCTCAAGGAAGGCGACGAAGTCGATGCCCGCGTGATCAAGATCGACCGCGACGACCGCCGCATCGGCCTGTCGATCAAGGCCGCCTCTTACGACCGCGACCAGCTCGCCGCCGAAGTGGCCGCCTTCGACAAGGTCCGCAGCGACACCGACCTGACCAACCTCGGCGACATCCTCGACGAAGCCACCAAGGAGTAAGCGGGTCGCACCCCGCGGGCTATGAGGGGCTTCCGTCCCTATGCTGCCGACAGGCGGCTACCCCGTGGAGTGCTTCACGAAGATTCCGACAGTCATTTACACAAAGCCCCGGCAATATGCCGGGGCTTTTTTTGTGCCTGCGGCAAAGGGGGCCAGGGATCATCATTCCAGTTGCTTGGATCGGTTATCAGCGGGATTTATTGGGATGTGTGGAGTGTGATTGATATTGCGAAAAGAGGGGGTCTCTGGGTACGGTGACTGACATGCGCCGTCTCCCCCTTGCGTTGCTTCTGTTTGCGGCTGTGCGTTTGGTCGCCCTCGATACCCTCGACCCGGATTTTGCGCCGGAATTTCGAACGTTTGGAGGAGTTTCTGGACTGGCAGTGCAGCCATCCACGGGGAGCGTTTACGCACTCGTCTCAGCCGAGTTTATTGGGGAGCAGGAGTTGGCTACGCCCCTTGTCCGGCTTAGCGCGGCGGGGGAGTGGGACGAGAGCTTTCAGTTGAGCGCCGACGGGGGTATTGGCGGACTAGCGATGCAGCCGGACGGCACGCTGTTGCTATGGGGGGATTTTACGCGGGTCAACGGTCACGAAACCAGGAACGTGGCTCGCCTTCTGGCTGACGGAACGGTGGACACCGCGTTTCGGCTGGTGGATGACCTGCTGAGTTCCGACATTGCCTCTTTGGGAATACTGACGGTAGTCCCGACTTCTTCGGGCGACATCTACGTCGGTCTGTATGCGATGTTAGGCGGTGTGCCTGAAACCGAACAGGACTGGCCGAGGCTTGTGTACCGACTGACTCCCAGTGGAAGCGTGGATACCGCTTTCTCCCCCGCGACCAACGCGGTACTGGAAGGGGAAGTCGGCTTTGGCGAATACCGGATCGACAGCATTTGCCCGGATTCGGCGGGTCGAGTGCTGATCGGCGGGAGCTTTTATGCGGTTAACGGCGTGGTGCAGCCCTGCCTGGCCCGTCTAAATGCGGAGGGGAGTCTGGATGAGACCTTCGCTCCCGTGCTGGATGGCACCGTGAAGGCCATACTGGAAGCTCCGACCGGTGGTTACTACGTGGGCGGGGAGTTCACAACGGTTGGCGGAGAGGATCAACTGTACCTTGCGCGGCTGACGGATACGGGGGCACTGAATCCTTCCCTGAGCGTGCCGTTTGCTGACGACTATCATATTTATCCTTATGGCCCAGGCGTTTCCCTGCTACACCTCGACCATGAGGGGCGTCTGTGTGCGTGGGGAGAATTCTGGGTGGATGAGCAAGCTTCCAGGCTGTTGCGTTGCGCGCGTTTTGATGTATCCGATCAGTGGGAGACGGAATTTCGCCCTCGTGTGCGATGGTCGCAATGGGTTGCACTCCTGCCGGGGGGAGACCTGCTGACTGGCAGCGTTGGCAGTAGCATATTGAATGGCGTGCTGATGGCCCCGCTGTGCCGTGTGGAGCCGGAGAGTGGTGCCGTGACCGGCTTCGGTCCGGAATTGCTCAGCAGACATTACCCGGAATTCATTCGGCAGCGGCGAGACGGTAGTTTGCTGGTTGGCACGCGGTGGATCAAGAGGGTCGATGGGCGAGATATGTCGGGGTTGATCGTGCTGAAACCCGACGGCACGCTGGACCTCGCTTTTAATCTGGAATGGAGCCGTCATATTTCGGATGCGCTTGCTTTGCCGGATGGGCGCATTCTCGTGGCAGGGACGTTTTCCACCATCGGTGATGTGGAGCGGAGGTCTCTTGCGTTGCTGGATGAAAACGGTGAGCTGATCCCGGCTTTCGACTTGGGAAGCGGTCCTGACATTTCAGCGGATGGCTTGTATCTGCTGCCGGATGGAAAGGTGCTTATCACGGGCAGTTTCAGCCGAATTGATGGCGAAGATTTTGATCGAATGGCGTTGCTCGATTTGAGTGTGCTGGATGATCCGGAGTGGAGTGGTGACTGGCGAGACGGGCTGGTCGCGATGGACTTTCGCCCGCAATTTGATTATCATCTATGGATTGATGACGTGGCGGGGATGAGTAATGGCGACATTCTCATCGTATCAAGATCCTCTGTCGAAGTAGGAGGACTTAGCATCAAAGGGCTGGCCCGGATGCGGCGCGATGGGACGCTTGATCCGGACTTTAATCCTGCGGCGCAGTTTTCCTATTTCTATCCGAATAAAGTCTGTGTCGATTCGGTCCGCGGGTGTATTTACGTTGGAGGGCAGATGTCAGCGGTAGAGTCGCGGTATGTCTACCGCCTGTTGGCGGATGGGACGGTCGATCCGACTTTCGTTTGTGATAGCAGGCTTCGGTCTTTATATGCAATGCGTCTGGACGGAGAAGGCAGGCTGATGTGCATAGGCTCCCATCGTTTGTCTGCGGGAACTTGGTTGTCTAGTACACTGGTTCGTCTCCAGTCGGATGGTTCGCTCGATCCGGGGTTTGACCTTGGAGGCGAAGACCTGGGCTACTACAATCTCGACCTCCTTCTCCAGCCGCCGGATACGCTCTATCTGATCGGCTCGTTTGCTAGCCTTCAGGGCCAGCCGAGGAGCGGGCTGGCGAAAATCAACCTGACTGATCCGATCCGGTCGCTGGCGCAGGTGATGCCGATGGCCGCGAAGGAAGGCGAGCCAGCGACGCTGCGCTTGAGGCAGACCGCTCCCGGTGAGAGCTATGCCTGGTACTATGACGGTGAGCGTATCGAAAATTCCGATACGGCGGAGTTCACGCTGGCGGGATTGGACTTTATGGATGCGGGCAAATTCTCCGTGCGCATCACCAACGCGGCCGGAACCACCACCTCGCAAGCCGCGCTGGACATAACAGAGTACACCCTGCGCGAGTGGATGAATGCCTATGCTCTCGGTGGAGCGGTTTCGCCGGATGAAGATTCTGACGGTGACGGTTACTCCAACCGGGCCGAGTACCTGGCCCGAACCGATCCGACCGACCCGGTGCTACGGCCCGGCACGCGACTGGAGGCGGTGGTTGGCGGGAAGGCGATCAAGTGGCCGGTCATCCCCGGACGCGAGTACCTGGTGGAGACGTCCGTTGATTTGAAAAGCTGGGGCTCCGCAGCGGACGCGGCGTTAGCGGGGGAAGGACAGTTTGTGCTTCCCGATTCGACGGAGGACGCTACGCGTTTCTGGCGGGTGCGTATCAGCAAAACGGATACAGTCTCCACGGACTGATCCTTTGGGGATCGTTTCCCATGCTTATCGCAAGAACCAGGCGAAAGTTGCTCTAGTTGCGGGACTCGTCCTGGGCGCTCTGCTGGAAGAACTCGTGCAGGACCTGCATACGCTTTTTCTGGAGGTTTTCCTGGTGGACTTCCTCGGCGGTGCGCTGCTTCTCCTTTTTGGCCATCTCGCGTCGCATGCGCTGGAGCGCCATGTTCTGGAGCTGGCGGACGCGTTCGCGGGTGATGTTGAAGTACTGGCCGACCTCTTCGAGGGTCTGCGGGCGGTCGCCGCCGATGCCGAAGCGCATGCGGATGATGTCGGCTTCGCGCTCGTCGAGGGCGTCGAGCATGGCGTTGACATCGGTGAGCATGGACTTGCTCTTGAGGTTCTCAAAGGGCGTGGGGGCATTTTCGTCGCCGACCAGGTCGCCAAACTCGGTGTCGTCGTCCTCGCCGACGGGGGCGTCGAGCGAAGTCGGGCGCACACTGACGCTCTTGAGGTGGGCGATCTTGTTGACCGGCATGCCCATTTCGAGGGCGATTTCCTCGTTGGTGGGCTCGCGGCCAAAGAGTTCCTGCAAGGCGGCGGTGAGCTTGCGCATGCGGGCGATCTTGTCCACCAGGTGGACGGGCAGGCGGATGGTTTTGCTCTGGTTGGCCAGGGCGCGCTTGATGGACTGCTTGATCCACCAGGCCGCGTAGGTCGAGAGCTTGCCGCCCTTGTCCGGGTCAAAGCGTTCGACGGCCTTGATCAGGCCGATGTTGCCCTCGCTGATCAGGTCGAGTAGCGGGAGGCCAAAGTTGGCGTAATCGTGCGCGATCTTGACCACCAGGCGCAGGTTGGCCTCGATCATGTGCTGGCGGGCCTTCTGGTCGCCCTTGCGGATGCGGCGGGCCAGTGCGACTTCCTCGTCCGGCTTGAGCAGGGGAGTTTTACCGATTTCGGCCAGGTAGAGCTTGATCGCGCTCTTTTCGGAGTGGGGGAGGTCCGCGAGAGTCTCGGGCTCGGGCACACTCACGTCGGGCCGGTTGATGTTCAACGGTTGGTCCGCATCACGCGGAACACTAACCTGTTCACTCTGAGCAGGCTGCTTATGTGAGGAATTGGCCGACGGCTTGGCGGTTTCTTCAACCGCGGTTTGCGACGCCGACTTCCTGGGTGTTGCCTTACGGGAGGGCATATATGAATCAGTACGTGGCGCGGGCATTACCTTGTTAAGCATAGGTTATCTTAGCTATTTGCCGAGATAATGCAACCGCTTTGAGCATTCCTTTCGCCTTGTTGACAGTTTCCAGATACTCATGTTCCGGTACTGAGTCGGCGACGAGGCCCGCACCTGACTGAATAAATAAAGTTTTTTCCTTTAAAAGGGCCGTGCGGATGGCGATGCACGAGTCGAGGTTGCCGTTGTAGCTGAAATACCCCAGTGCGCCGCCGTAAATACCCCGGCATTGCTTCTCCAGTTCGGCAATGATCTGCATGGCGCGGATTTTGGGCGCGCCGCTGAGGGTTCCGGCCGGGAAAGTCGCCCGCATCAGGTCGAACGAGCTTTGCCCGTCGGCGAGCTGGCCCTCGACCTGAGAAACGATGTGCATAACATGGGAATAACGCTCAATAATGGCGTAATCCTTGACCCGGACAGAGCCGATTTGGCAGACCCGGCCGATGTCGTTGCGGGCGAGGTCCACCAGCATGAGGTGCTCGGCCCGTTCCTTGGGGTCGGCCAGGAGGTCTTTTTCCAGTTCGGCGTCCTCGGCGGTGGTGGCCCCGCGCGGACGCGTCCCGGCGATGGGACGGATCTCCACCCGGCCCTCCGTGCTGCGGACATGAACCTCGGGCGAGGCCCCGATGACGGAAAAATCCTCCGTCTCGAACATGAACATGTACGGGGACGGGTTGACGATGCGCAGCGCCCGGTAAAGGGCCAGCCCGTCCTCCTCGTAGGGGATTTCAAAGCGCTGGCTGCCAACGATTTGGACGGTGTCGCCGGCGCGGACGTATTCCTTGGCCTGCTCGACGATGGCCATGAAGCCCTCTTGCGTAAAATTCCCCTGCGGGACGGTGATTTCGGGCACCTCGCCCAGTGGGATCGGGTCGAGCTGGTGTTGCCCGGCATGAAGCTCCTTGAGCGTCTCCTCAATGGCGGCAGTGGCGTGGGCGTAGGCGGCTTTGGGGTCGCCCGGATAGTCGTCGAGCCGCGCGTTCGAGCAGATGCGCAGGGTCTGCCGCACGCGGTCGAAAACCACCACCGTGTCCACGATGGCGTAGCACATCACGGGCATGCCGAGGGTGTCCTCGGCGGCGCGGGGGACGGTCGGCTCGATATTGTGAATATATTCGTGCCCGAGGAAGCCCACAGCCCCCCCGGTGAAGGGCGGCTCGTCCTGCGCGCGGACGGGGTTGAGGCCCTCCATCTCAGCCTCGACCAGCTTGAGCGGGTCGGCGGGGGTGGGAAGCTCCTCGCGGGTGCCGTCGGCATGGGTAACGAGGGTTTTGTCGGCCCAGGACGTGATGACCTTGCGCGGGGCCGAGCCGAGAATGCTGTAGCGGCTGATGTGCTCGCCACCCACAATCGACTCGAACAAAAAGGCGGGCTTGCGCCCGCGCAGCCGCGCAAAGGCCGAGACGGGCGTCTCGAAGTCCGCCGTCACCTCGGCGTACACCGGGATGAGGTTGCCCTGCTCGGCCAGTTGGCAGAATGCGTCCTGTGTCGGGTAAAATTTCATGGTTCGCGCTAAAGCCTAGTAGTGAAACCGAACCTGCGCGATGAGTAAATCCCCGTTTTCGACCGTGTACACCAGCCGGTGCTCGCCGGTGATGCGCCGCGACCAGAAGCCCTGGAATTGGTGCTTGAGCGGTTCGGGCTTGCCGAGGCCGCCGAAGGGCTCACGCAGGCAGTCGCGGATGAGCTGGTTGACGCGCTTGAGGACTTTTTTGTCCGTCGCGACCCAGTACTGGTAATCCTCCCACGCCTGTTCGGAGAAAACGATCCGCATGGGCGTCATTCGCTGAGTTCGCGCTCGGTGCCTTTCCCGCCGCGCAGGGCCGCGATGGAGTCGAGCAGGCGGCGGGCATTGGCCGGGGAACTGGCCAGATGAGCCGTCTCCAGCAGCGATTCGTACTCCTCCTGCGCCAGCATGACCACGGCTTGGCTGCGGTTGCGGGTGATGATGACCGCATCCCTGCTGTCGCAGACATCCTGCATGGTTGCCGCCAAATTCTCGCGAGCTGCCGTGTACGTGATGGCTTTCATGTGTACAGGATCATGTACGGGCTTGAGCGGGCTTGTCAAACTTTCAATGCGCCTTCCTCAATCGGTTGACTTTGGGAGGCTTGCTGAATCCTGGCTATGAACTGCTGCTTGTCGGCCTCGGTGGCGAAGACGCGCTTGGGTACGGTGCAAAGCCCGTGAGGCATGAAGTCCAGCTCGATGAAGGAATCGTCCTCGCGGATGTTTGCCAACAGATTGAGTCGAAAGACCAAAGCCGTTGTCCCGCTGTCGCAGGTCAGCCAGCCGGGATAGAGGAAGTATGTCGTCGTGGTGGTTTTACACGCATCCCGGTTTGATTTTATGCAGGCTGTGATGTTCGCGATAGCCCTGGGCACATGGGAAAACCAATCGGCGAGCCCCGCAAATATAACGGCTGAAATAATAATAAAAAGCTTCAGACTGAAGTTAAAGCTGTCGGGGAGCTGAGGGGCAATGGCTATCCCAATGGCAGCGACAAGCAAGCACGACCCGTAGGTAGTCTTGGCGCGCACTTTCATACTTCTTGGGGTGCGTTTGTAGAGACGTATCTGCGGCTCCGCAGACTCTTCCAGCGTCGGTTCGTAAGTCAGTAGAATATTGTCGGGCATGAAGATGGCATTGATAAAAGAGCCCGGCCGGTCGGTAGATTACTCCACCGTGGTAATGTAGATTTCCTATAACAGTTTATTTCGGCTGAAGTGTTTTGTTTGTGGGCTTTTTTTTAGTCTCAACAGTCAGGGTTTTAACATATGGTCCCTCTGGGGTTTGGCCTGTTTCGTCGGCCCGATCGGGGTTTAAATATCCGTTAACGTACGGTAAGTGGAATTTGATTTTAAGTTGGTGTGTCCTCTTATCGATCGTGCGCACTGAAATATACTCGATAATGCCTTTAAGAAAGTTTTGGCATTCTTTCTCAGTCATGTCATCCAACTCATTGAGTTTTTCTGAATATTTTGTAAACCAATCACTTAACTGCTCTTGGTGGTCGAAATTATACAAAGTCTCTTCGAGCTTTTCCTTTTCCGCTTGGGCAACCAGCATCCGGCGTTGGATCTCGGATATGACTTTCATGAAGCTGAGGCGAGTGTTGCTTGTCTTCTCAAGTAGATGATCTGCCTCCAGTATGGTTATTTTGGACCGGATATCATTGATGTCTTTGGTAAGTGTCCTAATCCGGGCTTTGATTTTTCGTCTATCGTCCTTGCTGGGTAGCTGCTCTTGATTCTGCTGTAGGTAATGATCTCGTATCTCCTGCTTGAATAGGCCCGAGTTGGCCAAGACTTCCTTTACTGTGCTTACGATGAGGGCATCGGTTTCTTCGATTTTCAGGTATCTACTGTTATCGCATCGCTCTGGGGCATTGGCGTAATTTCTTTCCTTTCTGGGGCAATAGTAGCTAGAGCGCTTTTGGACTGCGTACCGTCTAGCGGAGAAGTGTGCCCCGCAATGATCGCACCGAAGTAAGCCTCGCAGGAGGTAGAAATGTTTCTGGTTGCTTTCTTTTGCCCTGAATTTTGACCGCCGCTTCTTCTCTTTCTGTGCCTCAATAATCAGCGTGGCAGGCAGTAGGCTAGGGCAGACGCTCGTGTGTACATTATCGTCTCTATTGTCTTTGTAGGTGTAGCTTCCGCCGTAATGCGTATTGGTTAGCAATTTTTCTATGGACCCAAGGCTCCAGATAGGCTTTTTCCGCCGTGTCATCACCTTGTTTTCAAGAAGCTTATTTCGTATCCATCTGACGGTCTGCCCCTTGCTGAACTGCTCGAAGATGAATCTCACCCATTTAGCTTCATCTGGGTCGATTTCTAGCTTCTTGCTTATGAGCTTGTACCCATATGGAGGGGGGCCGCCCATCCAGTAGCCTTCTTTGATCCTCTGGACTTTGCCTGTTCTTGTTCTTTCTGTTCTAAGTGTATTATCATAGGCACTTATTAGCGAAAGGAACCCGAGGGTTAATTTATCGGTTTCATTTGATAGCTGGTAGAGGCCGGAGTTCGTGTAGAGAGTGACTGCGTTCTTGACCAAGCTTAGGCGTATCATGCTCCAGGTGTTCTCGTTCCGTGAGAGCCTGTCGGTGTTGTAAACCCAAAGGTGCTTTACTCCCTTGGCTTCAACGTGATCCAGAAGAGATGCTAGGATTG is part of the Ruficoccus amylovorans genome and harbors:
- the rpsA gene encoding 30S ribosomal protein S1, translating into MSSIMEELLAMSELGNLHSGTIVKGTITEVRQNEVIVDIGGKSEGSISASEFFDIGELSIGEEIEVFLEKLEDKDGNPILSFDKAEQKKNWENILSKCEEGTIISGRVKSKVKGGLIVSIGVDAFLPASQIDIQPPKNLDQYLAQTYDFKILKINTERRNIVISRRELIEEQRQEKRRKLLEEVKPGDTRRGTVKNITDYGAFIDLDGLDGLLHITDMSWGRISHPSEMLKVGEEINVMIIEVDRDRERVSLGLKQTTENPWENIEKKFPVGAKVSGKVVNLVPYGAFVELEEGVEGLVHVTELSWTKRISKPSEVLKVGEEIDAVVLGIQKDEQKISLGVRQLEVNPWDMARHNYPVGARVRGKVRNLTTYGAFVELEEGIDGMVHVSDMSWTRKINHPSEMLKKGDEIDAIVLDVDVDQQRISLGMRQLTDDPWSEIDRYFKIGDVVKGKVTKITSYGAFIQLDQDIDGLVHISQIAEDHVEKIKDVLKEGDEVDARVIKIDRDDRRIGLSIKAASYDRDQLAAEVAAFDKVRSDTDLTNLGDILDEATKE
- a CDS encoding sigma-70 family RNA polymerase sigma factor, with protein sequence MNINRPDVSVPEPETLADLPHSEKSAIKLYLAEIGKTPLLKPDEEVALARRIRKGDQKARQHMIEANLRLVVKIAHDYANFGLPLLDLISEGNIGLIKAVERFDPDKGGKLSTYAAWWIKQSIKRALANQSKTIRLPVHLVDKIARMRKLTAALQELFGREPTNEEIALEMGMPVNKIAHLKSVSVRPTSLDAPVGEDDDTEFGDLVGDENAPTPFENLKSKSMLTDVNAMLDALDEREADIIRMRFGIGGDRPQTLEEVGQYFNITRERVRQLQNMALQRMRREMAKKEKQRTAEEVHQENLQKKRMQVLHEFFQQSAQDESRN
- the trpE gene encoding anthranilate synthase component I, which encodes MKFYPTQDAFCQLAEQGNLIPVYAEVTADFETPVSAFARLRGRKPAFLFESIVGGEHISRYSILGSAPRKVITSWADKTLVTHADGTREELPTPADPLKLVEAEMEGLNPVRAQDEPPFTGGAVGFLGHEYIHNIEPTVPRAAEDTLGMPVMCYAIVDTVVVFDRVRQTLRICSNARLDDYPGDPKAAYAHATAAIEETLKELHAGQHQLDPIPLGEVPEITVPQGNFTQEGFMAIVEQAKEYVRAGDTVQIVGSQRFEIPYEEDGLALYRALRIVNPSPYMFMFETEDFSVIGASPEVHVRSTEGRVEIRPIAGTRPRGATTAEDAELEKDLLADPKERAEHLMLVDLARNDIGRVCQIGSVRVKDYAIIERYSHVMHIVSQVEGQLADGQSSFDLMRATFPAGTLSGAPKIRAMQIIAELEKQCRGIYGGALGYFSYNGNLDSCIAIRTALLKEKTLFIQSGAGLVADSVPEHEYLETVNKAKGMLKAVALSRQIAKITYA
- a CDS encoding Txe/YoeB family addiction module toxin, whose translation is MRIVFSEQAWEDYQYWVATDKKVLKRVNQLIRDCLREPFGGLGKPEPLKHQFQGFWSRRITGEHRLVYTVENGDLLIAQVRFHY
- a CDS encoding type II toxin-antitoxin system Phd/YefM family antitoxin encodes the protein MKAITYTAARENLAATMQDVCDSRDAVIITRNRSQAVVMLAQEEYESLLETAHLASSPANARRLLDSIAALRGGKGTERELSE
- a CDS encoding recombinase family protein encodes the protein MSEILHIYTRVSTQAQKEDGTSLDSQKEQGIKKAKGLGFEYRIWNEGGRSSSHDDLSNRPILASLLDHVEAKGVKHLWVYNTDRLSRNENTWSMIRLSLVKNAVTLYTNSGLYQLSNETDKLTLGFLSLISAYDNTLRTERTRTGKVQRIKEGYWMGGPPPYGYKLISKKLEIDPDEAKWVRFIFEQFSKGQTVRWIRNKLLENKVMTRRKKPIWSLGSIEKLLTNTHYGGSYTYKDNRDDNVHTSVCPSLLPATLIIEAQKEKKRRSKFRAKESNQKHFYLLRGLLRCDHCGAHFSARRYAVQKRSSYYCPRKERNYANAPERCDNSRYLKIEETDALIVSTVKEVLANSGLFKQEIRDHYLQQNQEQLPSKDDRRKIKARIRTLTKDINDIRSKITILEADHLLEKTSNTRLSFMKVISEIQRRMLVAQAEKEKLEETLYNFDHQEQLSDWFTKYSEKLNELDDMTEKECQNFLKGIIEYISVRTIDKRTHQLKIKFHLPYVNGYLNPDRADETGQTPEGPYVKTLTVETKKKPTNKTLQPK